One Trichormus variabilis 0441 genomic window, GGCTTACCAGACACAATTGAAGAACCGCGTCTGTTCAAAATCGATCCTTCCCAGTTACCAGTATATGAATTCGCCTTAACATCCCCCTCCTTAGAAGGGCTAGATTTACGAGTGTTTGCAGAAGAAGAACTAGCCCGCGAATTGGGTGTTGTTCCTGGAGTAGCTGGGGTAGACGTATCGGGCGGAGTGCAAGAAGAAGTTAGAGTTAATATTGATTTAGACCGCTTGCAAGCTTTGGGTGTAGGTTTAAATGATGTTCTAGATGAACTCAGAAACCGCAACGTTGATATTTCTGGTGGTCGGATTTTAGGACAAAATTCCGAACCTTTAACCCGTACTGTTGGACGCTTTCAAAGTGCCGACGAACTCAGAAATTTGTCCTTTGAGGTCTCCTCAACAGCTTCCTCAAATCCCAGTCAACAGTCAACAGTCAACAGTCAACCATCAACCATTAACAACCGCCGCGTTTATCTCCGGGACTTTGCCCAAATTATAGATGGTTCAGAACAACAACGGATATATGTCTCACTCAACGGTGAGCCGGCAGTCAAAGTCAGTGTTCAAAAGCAACCAGATGCTAACACTATTAATGTTGTTGATGCTGTAAAAAAACGTTTAGAAGAACTGCGACAATCTAGCGTAGTTCCTGAAGGTACCGTGATTACACCTACCTTAGATGAATCGAGATTTATCCGTAACTCTATCTCCAATGTTACCAGTTCTGGATTGATAGGAACAGCATTAGCGGCGATCGCTGTCCTTCTCTTCCTTGGTTCCTTACGACAGACCTTTATTATCGTTATCGCCATCCCTCTAGCCACCCTAGCCGCCATCATCTTGATGGGGTTATTCGGCTTATCCATCAACGTCTTTAGTTTAGGTGGTTTAGCCTTGGGCGTGGGTATAGTCGTAGACAACTCCATCGTCATGTTGGAGAGCATTGCCGAAGGCGTGGGCATGACTCCTGGTAAGGATAGTAAAAGCAGACTCAGTCACAAGCAACTAATTGCTCAAGCAGAAACCAGCAGCCAAGAAGTCGAATCGGCTCTAGTTGCTTCTACGAGTACAAACTTAGTGGCAGTGTTGCCGTTTTTACTTATTGGTGGATTTATAGCCTTATTATTTAACGAACTAATTCTCACCATCACCTTTTCTGTTGCCGCTTCTATCGTCATTGCTGTAACAGTTGTGCCAATGCTTGCTTCTCGTTTATTAGGCTGGAAATTTTCCAGTGGCTTGAGCAACTTTTGGCCATTACGAAAATTCAATGAGCGTTTTGAAGCAGCTACGAGAGGATATGGTAGATTTTTAGCTGGCATCTTACGCTGGCGATTAGTCACAGTAGCGATCGCCATTCTCCTGTTTGGTGGTGGTAGTTTATGGATGGCTCCCCAAATTCCCCAACAAATCCTCCCCCGTATTAGTACAGGACAAGCCAGCTTATTCGCTCAGTTCCCACCCGGCACGCCCTTAGAGACTAATAGCAAAGTCATGAGCGCGGTGGATGAAATCATTCGGCAACAGCCAGAAACAGAATATACTTTCACGACTGCCGGTGGTGCTTTATTTGGCACTAATACCAATGCTAACCCCTTACGAGGTACCAGCACCATCACCCTCAAACCAGGCACTAATGTAGATACTTATGTCGAACGAGTTACCCAAGAATTAAATAAACTAAATTTAGCAGGTATTCGTTTACGCTTGGCTCCTGGTCAAGTACGGGGTTTAATTACCAATAACTCTCCTGTACGCAATGCCGACGTTGATGTGATTCTCCAGGGTACTAATGCAGACACATTACAACAAGCCAGCCGTCAGGTACTAGCAGCCTTAGAAGAACAAGCCACCCAAGTGAGATTTCGTCCCGATGCTGATGAACGACAACCAGAAATTCAAATCTTGCCCGACTGGGAAAGAGTTTCTGCATTAGGACTAACTACTAGAGATATCGGAGACACAATTCAGACCGCCCTAGAAGGCAGCGTACCCACACAACTGCAACGCGGCAACCGCTTGGTAGATGTGCGAGTACAGTTAAATGAGTCAGCAGTACAAACAGGTTCCCAACTACAAAGACTACCTTTATTTGTTGGCAACAATCGGCAAGTTCGCCTCAGTGATGTCGCCAAAATTGTCGAAGCCCAAGCACCGGGAGAGATTCAGCGTATTAACCAACGCCAAGTTATCATATTTGCCGGAAATTTAACTGAAGGAGCTAGTTTAAGTCGCGCCATCGAACAGGTAAATAACGTCATTAGTAACCTAGAATTACCGGAAGGCGTAAGTGTTTTACCAAGCGCCGCCGCAGAATCCAATCGGCAACTACAAAGTTCACTGCAACTATTAGGCGGATTAGCTAGCTTTCTCGTTTTCGTCGTCATGGCAGTGCAGTACAATTCCCTCATTGACCCGCTAGTAATTATGTTTACCATTCCCCTAGCACTAGCAGGCGGGATTTTCGGACTTTACATTACCAATACTGCCATTGGTGCAACCGTCATCGTCGGTGCAGTTCTATTAGTGGGAATTGTCGTCAATAATGCCATCATCATGGTGGAATTGGCAAATCAAATCCGCGATCGCGACAAAGTTGATCGCCGCACTGCCATTTTGCAAGCTGCACCCCAACGCTTACGTCCCATATTAATGACCACCATTACTACTGTTTTAGGGATGTTTCCCCTAGCATTAGGAATCGGTGAAGGCTCAGAATTTCTCCAACCATTGGGTGTAGTAGTGTTTTCCGGTTTATCCTTAGCAACATTACTCACACTATTCATCATCCCCTGCTTTTACACCCTACTCCATGATTTATTGAGTGGAGCTTGGAGTAAGCCAGTATTTATTTGGTGGCGGGTTTGGAGGAAAAGGTTCACTTTGTAAAAAATTAGCTGTAATCACGTTGACGGTTGACTGTTCACCGTCAACGAAACTCATATATGATTATGTGATTTAAAGCCGTCATAGCTTAAGGACAGGCGATCGCATTTATTGATTGAGCGTGCGACTGAACAACGTTACATTAAGTAAAGCACTGGAATACTATCCTAAGATATTTAGTCTGCAAAAGCTGACTTAGATTATTTAGTTATAATTCCCAGTCAGTCAATACTTTATTGGAGTTGGTCATGCTTAAACAACTCATCCTTGAAAATTGGAAAAGTTTCCGTTATGCAGAACTTCCACTCGACCCGTTAACAGTTCTTATTGGTACAAACGCAAGTGGCAAATCTAATGTAGTTGAAGCTTTAGAATTTTTGCAAAGAATAGCTAGAGGCGAAAATGTTGAAGCAGCTTTAGCAGGAGACAAAACACTTGTATCCATTCGTGGCGGTGTTGAGTGGGCTGCTAGAAAACAAGAAACTGGATTTACATTACAAACTTTAATTCAGGGTGAGGATGAAACACAAGATTATTTATATACTGTACAAATACAAACCATACCTGAAGTCAGAGTAATACAAGAACAAATTACATTTGAAAATATAAATCAAGATAATGTAGTCTATAATAAAAAACATCTTACCGTAAAAAACCCTATTTTTCCTACAAAAAGTGGCTTAGAAAATTTAGAACTTCATGTAGATATTAATGATCTCATGCAATTTTTTCCACCAGATCAAAATATTCTATTAGGGGATAAAGATTTTCTAGAAACACTAAATAATGTTCTCTTGCCATTCAGAAATAAAGCTTGTAAGTTTGTTGTTGCCAGTCTAAAAAATATTTTTATCTTAAATCCTATAGCTTCTAATATGCGTAATTATTCCAGACTGGCTGATGATTTAGAAAGTGATGCTTCCAACATTGCAGGTGTTTTAGCAGCATTACCAGATGACCTAAAATTAGAAATTGAATTAACACTATCTACTTATATTAAAGATTTACCAGAAGGTGATATTAAAAAAGTATGGGCAGAGAAAGTTGGTAGATTTGGCACAGATGCCATGCTTTACTGTCAGGAAGAATGGAAACCCGGACATAGCACAGATATTGATGCGAGAAGTATGTCAGATGGAACTCTACGTTTCCTGGCAATTCTCACAGCTTTACTAACTCGACCAGAAGGTAGTCAAATTGTCATTGAGGAAATAGATAACGGTTTACATCCCTCCCGCGCCAAATTACTTGTCAAAATACTCAGAGAGATTGGCAGTAAAAGAAATATTGATATTTTACTTACCACACATAATCCTGCCTTACTTGATGCTTTAGGCCCGGATACAGTTCCATTTGTAGTTGTAGCTCACCGTGATGCAGAAACAGGAGAGAGTAAGCTAACTTTGTTAGAAAATATTGATAATTTTTCCAAGTTATTTGCATCCTATTCCTTAGGTGAAATGACAACTAAGGGGGCAATTGAAAGAAGCCTTTCTCATAGTGAATAATTATTCCTATGAGAAAGGTATTGCTCATCGATACATCCCTGCTATGTGTTTGGTTAAAAGTTCCAGGTAAGGAAACTGCTGGCAACAATAAATGGAATTTTGAACTTGTAAATCAGAAAATTCAGGAAGAAAGCGCCAAGTCCACTACCTTAGTGCTTCCTTTAGCTACGATTATCGAAACAGGTAACCATATCGCACAAGCGAAAACAAACGATTCAGCAGCTAAACTCATAACTGCTAGACAATTTGCCAACATCATTACTTATGCGGCTGATGAAACAAGCCCTTGGGCTGCTTTCCGTGAGCAAATTGTCCTTTGGGAAGCAGATGAACTCAAAAAACTGGCGGAGCAATTTCCTAATCAAGCTGTAGAAAAAACTTCTATGGGTGATGCTAGTATCGTTCTCTTGGGCTGGCATTATCACCAAAAAGGCTACCATGTGGAGTTTCTGACTGATGACGACAAACTGAAATCTCAGGAACCACCCCCACCATCACCACCCACACGCCGTAGTAGTCGTCGGTAAGTGTAGAAATAGTCTTAAGTCCTCTCTCTGGTTTGGGTAGAAGAATTATACATAGCCTTGAGACTGATACCACAACACCGTATCTTTCAAAGTCTCCCTCAAAGGGCGGAAGGTTGCGCCTAAATCTCGTTCGGCTTTGGCTGAACTTAACTTTGCTTTCTCAAGTAAAGTCTGGATACCAGCTAGTGGCATGGGGTTAACTCCACCAGTTAAACCTGTGAACTTTTCCAAAAACCAAGCGATCGCGATCGCCATCCCATCAGGAATTTCCATTCTAGGTGCTTTGACCCCGGAAATCGCTTCCAGTTCTAAGGCAATCTCTTTCATGGTTGTCAGTGGCCCCGCTACGATGTAACGCCCACCGCTTTCACCTTTTTCGGCAGCTTTTACCATAACCGTAGCCACATCCCGTACATCAGTCAATGCAGCACCACCATTAATTACCCCAGGCAGTTTACCTGCCAATAGGTCTAACACCAGTTGTCCCGCAGAAGTTGGTGCAGCATCTCCAGGCCCCATCATCCAACCAGGCAGAATCATCACTACGTCTATTTGGCTGGTGTTGAGAAAGCGGTAAATTTCCTGTTCTGCCAAAATCTTAGTTTTGAAATAAAGATTCTGTTCGGCAAATTTATTGTAAGGTGCGGTTTCCGTGGCTGCCTGATGTGGGTCAGTTTGGATCACCCCACTGGATGAGGTAAACACCACCTTTGCTACCCCCTGCGCCTCTGCTGCTTGCAGAAGTTCTATCGTGGTATCTACATTAATGCGCTTCATCTTCTGCCAATCACTACCCGGTTGGTAATACTCCCGAAAAAAAGCTGCCGTGTGAAACACCACATCTACTCCCTTTAATGCCTGAGTAAAGGCGGGTACATCTTCAATATCACCCTGAATCAGTTCAATGTTGCTATCTCCCAGGAAACGTTTGGCTTTATCAAGAGAACGAACCAAACCTTTTACTTGCCATCCCTGAGATACAAGCGCTCGGCAAAGATTACTACCCAGCAGACCTGTTGCTCCAGTCACAAAAGCTATTTTGCCGCTCATGATATTTATTCCTGTTGACCTTATAGCTTGTAAGCCCAGTCTGAACCTTGCTAGTGTGAGTTATTACTCACATCATATCTTGCAGTATATGAGCAAAAACTCACATGGTCAATCCCCAGGTAATGAACAAGTGGAGTCATCAGCTGTAAAAGATGACAATCTTCAGAAAAGCCGACGCAAACCATCAGGCGATCGCGGGCGGCAAAGACGTGATTTAATCCTCGATACGGCTGCCAATTTGCTAGCAGAGGGAGGGACTGAAGCTATCAATACCAACGCCTTAGCCGATCGCGCCAATATTTCCATTGGGTCAGTGTATCAGTACTTTTCCAACAAGGAGTCCATCCTCACGGCCTTAGGGGAGCGATATATGCAGCAATTAAGCAGGAATACAGTAGCAGCCTTACAACAGGATGTCTCTGG contains:
- a CDS encoding AAA family ATPase, with amino-acid sequence MLKQLILENWKSFRYAELPLDPLTVLIGTNASGKSNVVEALEFLQRIARGENVEAALAGDKTLVSIRGGVEWAARKQETGFTLQTLIQGEDETQDYLYTVQIQTIPEVRVIQEQITFENINQDNVVYNKKHLTVKNPIFPTKSGLENLELHVDINDLMQFFPPDQNILLGDKDFLETLNNVLLPFRNKACKFVVASLKNIFILNPIASNMRNYSRLADDLESDASNIAGVLAALPDDLKLEIELTLSTYIKDLPEGDIKKVWAEKVGRFGTDAMLYCQEEWKPGHSTDIDARSMSDGTLRFLAILTALLTRPEGSQIVIEEIDNGLHPSRAKLLVKILREIGSKRNIDILLTTHNPALLDALGPDTVPFVVVAHRDAETGESKLTLLENIDNFSKLFASYSLGEMTTKGAIERSLSHSE
- a CDS encoding efflux RND transporter permease subunit, whose protein sequence is MQQVNKSGGFSISTVSIRQHIGTLMLTLAVMVLGVFFIINLPVDLLPSITYPRIGVRIEAPGVSPEVAIDEVTRPLEEAFSATEGVVQIFSQTREGQVSLDLFFQPGGNIDQALNDATAAFNRARNGLPDTIEEPRLFKIDPSQLPVYEFALTSPSLEGLDLRVFAEEELARELGVVPGVAGVDVSGGVQEEVRVNIDLDRLQALGVGLNDVLDELRNRNVDISGGRILGQNSEPLTRTVGRFQSADELRNLSFEVSSTASSNPSQQSTVNSQPSTINNRRVYLRDFAQIIDGSEQQRIYVSLNGEPAVKVSVQKQPDANTINVVDAVKKRLEELRQSSVVPEGTVITPTLDESRFIRNSISNVTSSGLIGTALAAIAVLLFLGSLRQTFIIVIAIPLATLAAIILMGLFGLSINVFSLGGLALGVGIVVDNSIVMLESIAEGVGMTPGKDSKSRLSHKQLIAQAETSSQEVESALVASTSTNLVAVLPFLLIGGFIALLFNELILTITFSVAASIVIAVTVVPMLASRLLGWKFSSGLSNFWPLRKFNERFEAATRGYGRFLAGILRWRLVTVAIAILLFGGGSLWMAPQIPQQILPRISTGQASLFAQFPPGTPLETNSKVMSAVDEIIRQQPETEYTFTTAGGALFGTNTNANPLRGTSTITLKPGTNVDTYVERVTQELNKLNLAGIRLRLAPGQVRGLITNNSPVRNADVDVILQGTNADTLQQASRQVLAALEEQATQVRFRPDADERQPEIQILPDWERVSALGLTTRDIGDTIQTALEGSVPTQLQRGNRLVDVRVQLNESAVQTGSQLQRLPLFVGNNRQVRLSDVAKIVEAQAPGEIQRINQRQVIIFAGNLTEGASLSRAIEQVNNVISNLELPEGVSVLPSAAAESNRQLQSSLQLLGGLASFLVFVVMAVQYNSLIDPLVIMFTIPLALAGGIFGLYITNTAIGATVIVGAVLLVGIVVNNAIIMVELANQIRDRDKVDRRTAILQAAPQRLRPILMTTITTVLGMFPLALGIGEGSEFLQPLGVVVFSGLSLATLLTLFIIPCFYTLLHDLLSGAWSKPVFIWWRVWRKRFTL
- a CDS encoding SDR family oxidoreductase; this translates as MSGKIAFVTGATGLLGSNLCRALVSQGWQVKGLVRSLDKAKRFLGDSNIELIQGDIEDVPAFTQALKGVDVVFHTAAFFREYYQPGSDWQKMKRINVDTTIELLQAAEAQGVAKVVFTSSSGVIQTDPHQAATETAPYNKFAEQNLYFKTKILAEQEIYRFLNTSQIDVVMILPGWMMGPGDAAPTSAGQLVLDLLAGKLPGVINGGAALTDVRDVATVMVKAAEKGESGGRYIVAGPLTTMKEIALELEAISGVKAPRMEIPDGMAIAIAWFLEKFTGLTGGVNPMPLAGIQTLLEKAKLSSAKAERDLGATFRPLRETLKDTVLWYQSQGYV